Proteins encoded by one window of Blautia argi:
- the papB gene encoding PapB family radical SAM/SPASM ranthipeptide maturase: MIKRNIENEVLTYQVYQIFNESGQLYLFDAGNAAIYKIDELVLKLLDQEGEKVQTAYENLKNYITREQFDELIDNFKESGFLIENNKNNKKASTIKGLTLMLVQACNLACKYCFGSEGEYADRGKMSEKIALDAIDYLIKASGNERNLYVTFFGGEPLLCFDVIKKVVAYCKEREKATGKNFFYNMTTNGTLLNEEINKFIIQNKIGTMISIDGNKKQHNANRFDKMGNGSYDEVMDKTDALRKMGYLSARATITATNINLESVFEHLNVEGFSNVPMAPAYNLMSNEDFERYVVELEKLCNYFEELLKRDINKAKRIKVLWKAFKRIHGGGCQNTACGAGINGVAVDIHGNLFPCHRFVSNKEYILGNIYESEDERKQFIEECDIDNHEKCNKCYLRLLCSGGCPYENYIETGNIRNIYERQCIECKTIYSELIHIYLRLSEKQKESIFI; the protein is encoded by the coding sequence ATGATTAAGAGAAATATTGAAAATGAAGTATTAACGTATCAAGTATATCAAATTTTTAATGAAAGTGGACAATTATATTTGTTTGACGCTGGGAATGCAGCAATTTATAAAATTGATGAACTGGTTTTGAAACTTCTCGATCAAGAAGGAGAAAAGGTTCAAACAGCCTATGAAAACTTGAAAAATTATATAACCAGAGAACAGTTTGATGAGCTAATTGATAATTTTAAAGAAAGTGGATTTTTAATCGAAAATAATAAGAATAATAAAAAAGCATCAACTATAAAAGGATTAACTTTAATGTTGGTTCAGGCATGTAATTTAGCATGTAAATATTGTTTTGGCTCAGAAGGAGAGTATGCTGATCGTGGGAAAATGAGTGAAAAAATAGCATTAGATGCGATTGATTATTTAATCAAAGCATCTGGAAATGAAAGAAATCTATATGTGACTTTTTTTGGCGGAGAGCCTTTATTATGTTTTGATGTGATAAAAAAAGTTGTGGCATATTGTAAAGAACGTGAAAAAGCTACAGGAAAAAATTTTTTCTATAATATGACAACAAATGGAACGTTATTGAATGAAGAAATTAATAAATTTATTATTCAAAATAAAATAGGAACCATGATTAGTATAGATGGAAATAAAAAACAGCATAATGCAAATAGATTTGATAAAATGGGAAATGGAAGTTATGATGAGGTGATGGATAAAACCGATGCTTTAAGAAAAATGGGATATTTGTCCGCAAGAGCAACAATAACAGCGACTAATATTAATCTAGAGTCTGTTTTTGAACACTTAAATGTAGAAGGTTTTTCAAATGTACCAATGGCACCAGCTTACAATTTAATGTCAAACGAAGATTTTGAAAGATATGTAGTTGAATTAGAAAAGTTGTGTAATTATTTTGAAGAGTTATTAAAACGAGATATAAATAAGGCTAAGAGAATTAAGGTTCTATGGAAAGCATTTAAGAGAATACATGGTGGTGGGTGTCAAAATACAGCATGTGGTGCAGGTATAAATGGTGTAGCAGTTGACATTCATGGAAATTTGTTTCCATGCCATCGTTTTGTATCAAACAAAGAATATATTTTGGGGAATATATATGAGAGTGAAGATGAGAGAAAACAGTTTATAGAAGAATGTGATATTGATAATCATGAAAAATGTAATAAATGCTATTTAAGGCTTTTGTGTAGTGGCGGTTGTCCATATGAGAATTATATAGAGACTGGTAATATTAGAAATATTTATGAAAGGCAGTGTATTGAGTGTAAAACTATATATTCAGAACTAATTCATATTTATTTAAGGCTAAGTGAAAAGCAAAAAGAAAGCATTTTTATTTAA
- a CDS encoding ABC transporter ATP-binding protein has translation MDILNVSGVSKCYGKGKASVQALKNISFTVEKGKFIGIMGASGSGKSTLLNLISTIDYATEGNIIINDTNITKLNIKKADKFRREKLGFIFQDFRLLDSLMISENIGMPLVIQKRKRDEIEKKVNEIMRILDIGRLAEKYPYQISGGEKQRTACARAIISEPELILADEPTGALDSNNARNIMILLKKINIELGATILMVTHDPMSASYCDKVIFLKDGRITNMLNREISDNNIFYEKIVKCNSKLQHVICQEKEDVQN, from the coding sequence ATGGATATATTAAATGTGAGTGGAGTAAGTAAATGTTATGGAAAAGGAAAAGCCTCAGTACAAGCTCTAAAAAATATTAGTTTTACTGTAGAAAAAGGTAAATTTATTGGAATAATGGGTGCATCTGGATCTGGAAAATCAACACTATTAAACTTGATTTCTACTATAGATTATGCAACGGAAGGAAATATTATAATAAATGATACTAACATAACGAAATTAAATATTAAAAAAGCTGATAAATTTAGACGTGAGAAATTAGGATTTATTTTTCAGGATTTTAGATTATTGGATTCTTTGATGATTTCAGAAAATATAGGAATGCCGTTAGTTATTCAAAAAAGAAAAAGGGATGAAATAGAGAAAAAAGTAAATGAAATTATGAGAATTTTGGACATTGGAAGGTTGGCAGAAAAATATCCTTATCAGATTTCTGGTGGAGAAAAACAAAGAACAGCTTGTGCAAGAGCGATTATTTCGGAACCGGAATTAATATTGGCAGATGAACCAACGGGGGCTTTGGACTCCAATAATGCACGAAATATTATGATATTATTAAAGAAAATAAATATTGAATTAGGGGCAACCATTTTAATGGTGACACATGATCCTATGAGTGCAAGTTATTGTGATAAAGTAATCTTCTTGAAAGATGGGAGAATTACTAACATGTTAAATAGAGAAATAAGTGATAATAACATTTTTTATGAAAAAATTGTAAAATGTAATTCAAAACTACAACATGTAATTTGTCAGGAGAAAGAAGATGTACAAAATTGA